CACGCTCAACCGGCCAGAAAAGCTGAACGCGCTGTCCGCTGCACTGACGGCGGGGATGGCGAAGGCGCTGACCGACGCGCAGGAGGACGACGAGGTGCGCGTGGTCATCGTGACCGGCGCCGGGCGCGGGTTCTGTTCGGGGGCGGACCTGACGCCGCCGAGCGGCAGGACGCTGGCTGACGGGCCGGCGGGGACACCCGAGCGGCCACCATCGATCGCTGACAGGCGGTACAACCTGCGAGGGGTGCAGAAGGTCGGACGGGCGGTGCTGGGCCTCGACAAGCCCTATATCGCGGCGGTGAACGGGCCGGCAGCCGGTGCGGGGATGGACCTGGCATCGATGGCGGACATCCGCTTCGCGGCGAAGGACGCGCGCTTCACCCAGGCGTACACCCGCAACGCTATCGTCCCCGGGAACGGCGGCTGCTACTTCCTGCCACGGATCGTTGGCATGGCAAAGGCGCTGGAGTTGCTCTGGACGAGCCGGACGTTCGACGCCGACGAGGCGCTCGCGATCGGCTACGTGAGCCGCGTCGTCGAGACGGAGCGGCTGATGGAGGAGACGATGGCCTTCGCGGAGGAACTTGCGGCGGGGCCGCCGGTGGCCATCCAGTACATCAAGCAATTGGCGTACAAGTCGCAGCAAGTGGACCTCGATACCTCGCTGCGAATGGCGCAGTGGCTGCAGACGATCGCGTCGGCGACCGAGGACGCGCGGGAAGGTCCGCGCGCGTTCCGTGAGAAGCGCGCGCCGCAATTTCAGGGCAGATGAGGCGCGGCTGGCCGATGGTGTAGAAGCCAGGATCCGCCGGGCGGATGGCAGCGCGGCGGCGCTTGGGCCTGAAGGCGGGCGGCTTTGGACCGAATGGCACTCGCGGCAGGCCGGCCGGCAGGCGATGCTCGGCGCATGAAGGCGTTTCTCCTCCTTGCGCTGCTCACGCTTGCTGCGGCTGCCTGTGGCGGCTCGCCGGCCTCGTCAGTTGACGACCATCTGCACCTGACGGCCAAAGACAACGGGCGTACCTTCGATATCGCGAAGGGCGGCGAGATCATGGTCGTGCTGTCGAGCAACGCTTCCAGCGGCTTCAGCTGGGCGGTGCTGGAGCCGCTCCCGGACCAGCTTCGGCTGCAGGGCGAACCGGAGTACGTGCCGCCTCGCGGGGCATCGCCGGCGGCCGGGGCCCCTGGCGAGCAGGTCTTTACCTTCAGGGCGGCGAAGAGCGGCACTGCCGAGCTCCGCCTCAGCTACCGGCGCCCCTTCGACTCATCAGCAGCCCCGGCCGAGACATTCGCGGCGACGATCGTCGTCCGGTAGAAGCTGACGAGCGCTCGGGCCTTATCGAACGGTGGGTGGCGGCCCCGCGCGACTGGCACAAGATGGGCCGGCGGGGCTCCTGTATGATCGATCTACCTGATGCGATGGTTTGCCCCCCAGGCCTTCTCCTGGGGTGGCGTCCTCGCAGGGTCTGAAGGAGCTCGCGAATGACATCGAGGCGTGTGGAGCTTGACCCGGTCGCGGAAGCGCTGGAACAGATGCCTTACGGGCTGTACATCATCGGGTCGAGGGGCGAGGACAACATCAACGGCATGATGGCGGACTGGGTGATGCAGGTGTCCTTCCAGCCACGGCTCATCCTGGTGTCACTCGAAAATACGAGCACGACCCTGCGAAACATCCGCCATTCGAAGGTGTTCACGGTGAACCTGCTGGACTCCGAGAGCAAGGCGCTGGCGGCGAGGTTCTGTCAGCCCCGCGACGCTTCCAAGATCAAGGGACGCTCCGAGGCCGCAAGTCACGTTATCTACAACAAGTTCGACGGCGTCGACTACTTTGAGGGCGAGCTTACGGGCGTCCCCATACTCGCCGATGCGATGATGTGGCTCGAGTGCGAGCTCGAGGACGAGGTCGCTGCCGGCGACCACACGCTCGTAATCGGCCGGGTGCTCAGCGGCGAAGTAGTCGACTACAAGAAGGAACCGCTCACGCAGCGGATCCTGGGCTGGTCCTACGCGGGGTAGGAGTGGCCTCGGCGGCGGTGCATGGGTGGTGGTGGCCGGGGGTCGGAAGCCTGCCGCAGCCCCTCATGAGCAGCGGAAACGGTAGCCTGCGGTCGTTGCTCGCGTAGAATCGGCGAAGGTTCAGGCCGGAGGAGGCGCCTGCATGGCATACATCGAGCGGGATGGAGTGAAGGTCTACTACGAGGCCGAAGGGCAGGGGCCGGCGATCTTGCTCAGCCACGGCTACAGCGCGACCGGGCGCATGTGGCGGGGACAGGTGGCGGCGCTGAAGGACAGCTATCGCGTGATCACCTGGGACATGCGGGGCCACGGCGAGACGGACAGTCCGGAAGACCAGTCGCTGTACTCGGAAGAAGTGACGGTGGACGACATGGCGGCGATCCTGCGTGAGTGCGGGGTGAGCGAGGCCGTCATCGGCGGGCTCTCGCTCGGCGGATATATGTCGCTGGCCTTCTATCTCAAGTACCCGCAGATGACGCGCGCCCTGATGCTGTTCGATACGGGGCCCGGCTACCGCAACCCGCAGGGGCGGGAGGCGTGGAACCAGACGGCGTTCCGCCGCGCGGAGCGCCTGGAGCAGGGCGGGCTCGCGTCCTTGACGGGAGGCGACGAAGTCCGCCAGAGCATGCACCGCTCAGCAGCGGGCCTGGCAAAGGCCGCACGGGGAATGCTGGCTCAGTTTGACTCGCG
This DNA window, taken from Dehalococcoidia bacterium, encodes the following:
- a CDS encoding enoyl-CoA hydratase-related protein, whose protein sequence is MNDYGDVLYEVKGHVGVITLNRPEKLNALSAALTAGMAKALTDAQEDDEVRVVIVTGAGRGFCSGADLTPPSGRTLADGPAGTPERPPSIADRRYNLRGVQKVGRAVLGLDKPYIAAVNGPAAGAGMDLASMADIRFAAKDARFTQAYTRNAIVPGNGGCYFLPRIVGMAKALELLWTSRTFDADEALAIGYVSRVVETERLMEETMAFAEELAAGPPVAIQYIKQLAYKSQQVDLDTSLRMAQWLQTIASATEDAREGPRAFREKRAPQFQGR
- a CDS encoding flavin reductase family protein, with product MTSRRVELDPVAEALEQMPYGLYIIGSRGEDNINGMMADWVMQVSFQPRLILVSLENTSTTLRNIRHSKVFTVNLLDSESKALAARFCQPRDASKIKGRSEAASHVIYNKFDGVDYFEGELTGVPILADAMMWLECELEDEVAAGDHTLVIGRVLSGEVVDYKKEPLTQRILGWSYAG
- a CDS encoding alpha/beta fold hydrolase translates to MAYIERDGVKVYYEAEGQGPAILLSHGYSATGRMWRGQVAALKDSYRVITWDMRGHGETDSPEDQSLYSEEVTVDDMAAILRECGVSEAVIGGLSLGGYMSLAFYLKYPQMTRALMLFDTGPGYRNPQGREAWNQTAFRRAERLEQGGLASLTGGDEVRQSMHRSAAGLAKAARGMLAQFDSRVIESLESIKVPTLVLVGANDEAFLQATDYMANKIPGAKKVVIADAGHAANIHQPAAFNEAVLSFLREAGI
- a CDS encoding protease inhibitor I42 family protein, whose translation is MKAFLLLALLTLAAAACGGSPASSVDDHLHLTAKDNGRTFDIAKGGEIMVVLSSNASSGFSWAVLEPLPDQLRLQGEPEYVPPRGASPAAGAPGEQVFTFRAAKSGTAELRLSYRRPFDSSAAPAETFAATIVVR